The nucleotide sequence CTGAAGCCCGTACACGACATCGTCCGCCGGCAGATCGCCGCCGGTTCGGCGAGGAGGGCACCGCCCGCATGTTCGAGGAACTGAGGAGCACCCGATGAGCGTCATCAACGACCGCGCACCGGTCACGGTCATCGGCCTCGGCCCGATGGGGCGAGCGATGGCCGCCGCCCTGATGCGGGCCGGGCACCCGGTCACGGTGTGGAACCGGACGCCGGGTCGCGCTGACAGCCTCGTCGCCCAAGGAGCCACACGGGCGGCCTCGCCTGCGGCCGCTGTAGCCGGTAGCGACCTGATCGTCCTCAGCCTCACCGACTACCCGGCGATGCACGACATCCTCGGCCCGATCGTGAGTCTCCTCGCCGGCAAGTCTTGGTGAACCTCAGCTCCGACACGCCCGACGCGTCCCGCGAGGCAGCGGAGTGGGCCGCCAAACACGGCGCGGCCTTCGTCACCGGTGGGGTGATGGTGCCCGCTCCTACGGTCGGCGGGCGGGGTGCGTACGTCTTCTACAGCGGACCCCGGGACGTCTTCGCGCTGCACGAGCCGGCGCTGAAGGTGATCGGCGAGCCCAAGTACCTCGGCGGCGATCCCGGGCTGGCCCAGCT is from Phytohabitans houttuyneae and encodes:
- a CDS encoding NAD(P)-binding domain-containing protein, encoding MSVINDRAPVTVIGLGPMGRAMAAALMRAGHPVTVWNRTPGRADSLVAQGATRAASPAAAVAGSDLIVLSLTDYPAMHDILGPIVSLLAGKSW